From the Salvelinus fontinalis isolate EN_2023a chromosome 35, ASM2944872v1, whole genome shotgun sequence genome, one window contains:
- the LOC129834880 gene encoding RNA-binding protein, mRNA-processing factor 2a-like isoform X2, translated as MSITSLKSDSETNNVSIEEEVRTLFVSGLPVDIKPRELYLLFRPFKGYEGSLIKLTSKQGIRFDPECPQTLRLEFAKANTKMAKSKLMGTPNPTNIHPALGAHFIARDPYDMTGAALIPASPDTWTPYPLYTTELTPGLPHGAFAYPAAAAAAAALHAQMRWYPTPSETNQPGWKSRQFC; from the exons ATGTCTATCACAAGTCTGAAGTCTGATTCCGAGACGAATAACGTTTCCATAGAAGAGGAG GTACGAACACTTTTTGTTAGTGGCCTGCCGGTGGATATCAAACCTCGTGAACTGTATCTGCTGTTCAGACCATTTAAG GGTTACGAGGGTTCACTGATTAAGTTGACTTCAAAACAG GGCATCCGTTTTGACCCAGAGTGCCCCCAGACCCTGCGGTTAGAGTTTGCTAAAGCCAACACGAAGATGGCAAAGAGTAAGCTGATGGGCACACCGAATCCCACTAATATCCACCCTGCTCTAGGAGCTCACTTCATTGCACGGGACCCAT ATGACATGACGGGGGCAGCATTAATTCCAGCGTCCCCGGATACGTGGACCCCGTACCCCCTGTACACCACGGAGCTGACTCCCGGGCTCCCTCACGGCGCCTTCGCCTATCCAGCggcagctgctgctgctgcagcccTCCACGCCCAG ATGCGCTGGTACCCTACTCCATCTGAAACTAACCAGCCAGGATGGAAGTCCCGGCAGTTCTGTTAG
- the LOC129834880 gene encoding RNA-binding protein, mRNA-processing factor 2a-like isoform X1, with the protein MSITSLKSDSETNNVSIEEEVRTLFVSGLPVDIKPRELYLLFRPFKGYEGSLIKLTSKQPVGFVTFDNRTGAEAAKNALNGIRFDPECPQTLRLEFAKANTKMAKSKLMGTPNPTNIHPALGAHFIARDPYDMTGAALIPASPDTWTPYPLYTTELTPGLPHGAFAYPAAAAAAAALHAQMRWYPTPSETNQPGWKSRQFC; encoded by the exons ATGTCTATCACAAGTCTGAAGTCTGATTCCGAGACGAATAACGTTTCCATAGAAGAGGAG GTACGAACACTTTTTGTTAGTGGCCTGCCGGTGGATATCAAACCTCGTGAACTGTATCTGCTGTTCAGACCATTTAAG GGTTACGAGGGTTCACTGATTAAGTTGACTTCAAAACAG ccAGTTGGGTTTGTCACCTTTGACAATCGGACTGGAGCCGAAGCTGCCAAAAACGCATTAAAC GGCATCCGTTTTGACCCAGAGTGCCCCCAGACCCTGCGGTTAGAGTTTGCTAAAGCCAACACGAAGATGGCAAAGAGTAAGCTGATGGGCACACCGAATCCCACTAATATCCACCCTGCTCTAGGAGCTCACTTCATTGCACGGGACCCAT ATGACATGACGGGGGCAGCATTAATTCCAGCGTCCCCGGATACGTGGACCCCGTACCCCCTGTACACCACGGAGCTGACTCCCGGGCTCCCTCACGGCGCCTTCGCCTATCCAGCggcagctgctgctgctgcagcccTCCACGCCCAG ATGCGCTGGTACCCTACTCCATCTGAAACTAACCAGCCAGGATGGAAGTCCCGGCAGTTCTGTTAG